One window of Microcoleus vaginatus PCC 9802 genomic DNA carries:
- a CDS encoding phycocyanobilin:ferredoxin oxidoreductase yields the protein MLEISQPSLRDQQHHLIRDLADRMEAVWHRYLDLEPYHLPAELGYVEGRLEGEKLIIENRCYQTPQFRKIHLELAKVGPLLDILHCVMFPRPNYALPMFGTDIVAGKGQVSAAIADLSPLNPDRTLSETYRTQLAILPIDQFSCPRQIPEWGDIFSEFCLFVRPESIEEDSRFLDIVESYVEIHCKQAVASEPVSAAEASKILDAQIYYCTQQQQNDKTRRVLEKAFGKDWAEHYMTEVLFDIPK from the coding sequence ATGTTAGAAATATCCCAGCCTTCTCTGCGCGACCAACAGCACCATCTCATCCGCGATTTAGCAGACCGGATGGAAGCAGTATGGCACCGCTATCTCGACCTCGAACCCTACCACCTGCCCGCTGAGTTGGGATATGTAGAAGGCCGCTTGGAAGGAGAAAAACTGATCATTGAAAACCGCTGCTATCAAACGCCCCAGTTCCGCAAAATACACCTCGAACTCGCTAAAGTCGGGCCCTTGCTTGACATTCTGCACTGCGTGATGTTTCCCAGACCGAATTATGCTTTGCCGATGTTCGGTACGGATATAGTAGCAGGCAAAGGCCAAGTTAGCGCCGCGATCGCAGACCTTTCTCCCCTCAATCCCGATCGAACTTTGTCGGAAACCTACCGAACCCAACTGGCAATATTGCCGATCGATCAATTTTCTTGTCCCCGCCAAATTCCCGAATGGGGGGATATTTTCTCAGAATTTTGTCTGTTTGTGCGACCAGAGTCGATCGAAGAAGACAGTCGGTTTTTGGATATTGTTGAATCCTACGTTGAAATTCACTGCAAACAGGCAGTCGCTTCCGAACCAGTCTCTGCCGCCGAAGCCTCGAAAATTCTAGACGCTCAAATTTACTACTGCACCCAGCAGCAGCAAAACGACAAAACCCGTCGCGTACTCGAAAAAGCTTTCGGTAAAGATTGGGCCGAACATTACATGACCGAGGTGCTTTTTGATATCCCTAAATAG
- the panB gene encoding 3-methyl-2-oxobutanoate hydroxymethyltransferase, with product MSVTTHQLIQWKQQGRSIVALTAYDYAIAQLIDQAGVDIILVGDSLAMTVLGYETTLPITLDEMLHHAKAVRRGVKQALIVVDLPFLTYQESPQQAMHSAGRALKETGAQAVKLEGGYPAMAATVSQLTSAGIPVMGHVGLTPQSVHQLGYKKQGKTAEAADRILAESIALQEAGAFAIVLEHIPPDLAAQITQKLTIPTIGIGAGPHCDGQVLVTSDLLGLSEKQPPFAKAYANLRETITQAVTDYSLEVREGKFPE from the coding sequence ATGTCAGTCACTACTCATCAATTAATTCAGTGGAAACAACAAGGGCGGTCAATTGTTGCCCTGACAGCTTATGATTATGCGATCGCCCAACTCATCGATCAAGCAGGCGTAGATATCATCCTAGTCGGCGATTCCCTCGCCATGACAGTCTTAGGCTACGAAACAACCCTGCCCATAACCCTCGATGAAATGCTGCACCACGCTAAAGCAGTGCGTCGCGGAGTTAAACAAGCATTAATTGTTGTCGATTTGCCGTTTTTGACTTACCAAGAAAGTCCCCAGCAAGCCATGCACTCTGCCGGGAGAGCTTTGAAAGAAACTGGCGCTCAAGCTGTAAAATTGGAAGGTGGATATCCAGCAATGGCTGCCACAGTTTCGCAGCTAACATCCGCCGGAATTCCGGTGATGGGGCACGTTGGTTTAACTCCGCAGTCGGTACACCAACTCGGCTACAAAAAACAAGGGAAAACTGCCGAAGCAGCCGATCGCATCCTAGCAGAGTCGATCGCGCTTCAAGAAGCAGGTGCGTTTGCGATCGTCTTAGAACACATTCCCCCAGACTTAGCCGCTCAAATTACCCAAAAATTAACTATTCCCACCATTGGTATCGGCGCCGGGCCGCACTGCGACGGTCAAGTTTTAGTTACTTCCGATTTGTTGGGACTTTCTGAAAAACAGCCGCCTTTTGCTAAAGCTTACGCCAATTTGCGAGAAACGATTACCCAAGCTGTCACCGATTATTCCCTCGAAGTTAGAGAAGGCAAATTTCCCGAATAG
- the tatA gene encoding twin-arginine translocase TatA/TatE family subunit: MFGLGLPEMGIIAVVAILIFGPKKIPELGNALGKTLRSFKEGVGQSEDEAVEKDKEEEGQPKV; the protein is encoded by the coding sequence ATGTTTGGTCTGGGATTGCCCGAAATGGGCATTATTGCGGTGGTGGCTATACTAATTTTCGGCCCCAAGAAGATTCCTGAGTTGGGAAATGCTTTGGGCAAAACGCTGCGGAGTTTTAAGGAAGGGGTTGGTCAATCTGAGGATGAAGCTGTTGAGAAGGATAAAGAGGAAGAGGGCCAGCCGAAAGTGTAA
- a CDS encoding HlyD family efflux transporter periplasmic adaptor subunit, with protein sequence MGKESPVKDKSFLKPPGRGIIGLAIAATLITTGVGFWQVSQLRKAEELKAAAATAAATSVATRKSVTALGRLTPQGEVIKLSAPSASEGARIEQLQVEEGDRVSQGQIIAVLDTRDRLQAILQQADKEVKVKQAELAKIQAGAKTGVVGAQKAEVAKFEAQVQRETEGESANVARLEAQLRRETEAEQANVAKFEAQLQRETEAEQANLAKFEAQLERETEVQQSKLARLEAQLRGEIASQNATVDRLKAEFTNAEAEEQRNKELSETGAISASAYDTKRLAAETARQRVKEAQAVLEKTVQTLQEQIVETKATIKQTVETGKQEINQSRANLRRKLETGRQEINQARATLNQKIETGREQINQAEAILKQKAETGQEEINQAKANLDQIAEVRPEDVQAAQAAIESAIATKQKAQVDLNLSYVKAPVSGYILKVHSRQGEGVNTQNGIVELGRTDQMYAVAEVYETDIAKVRNGQRATVTSPVFAGTVEGTVARIGKQIGKKDVLNTDPAADTDARVIEVRIRLAPESSKKVATLTNLQVEVKIDI encoded by the coding sequence ATGGGAAAGGAATCACCGGTCAAGGATAAATCATTTTTAAAACCCCCAGGACGAGGAATCATCGGTTTAGCGATCGCCGCCACTCTCATTACCACAGGAGTCGGTTTTTGGCAAGTATCTCAACTTAGAAAAGCCGAAGAGTTAAAGGCGGCGGCTGCAACGGCTGCTGCAACTTCCGTCGCCACCCGCAAAAGTGTTACCGCTTTGGGTAGGTTGACTCCCCAGGGGGAAGTTATCAAATTGTCGGCCCCTTCTGCGTCCGAGGGAGCAAGAATTGAACAGTTGCAGGTGGAAGAGGGCGATCGAGTCAGTCAAGGACAAATCATAGCAGTTCTCGATACGCGCGATCGGCTCCAAGCAATCCTCCAACAAGCCGACAAAGAAGTCAAAGTCAAACAAGCAGAATTAGCGAAAATTCAAGCAGGCGCAAAAACAGGCGTTGTCGGCGCTCAAAAAGCAGAAGTTGCCAAGTTTGAAGCACAAGTGCAAAGAGAAACCGAAGGCGAATCAGCCAATGTCGCCCGCTTAGAAGCTCAACTGCGAAGAGAAACCGAAGCCGAACAAGCTAACGTCGCCAAGTTTGAAGCACAACTCCAAAGAGAAACCGAAGCCGAACAAGCTAATCTTGCCAAATTTGAGGCACAACTAGAAAGAGAAACAGAGGTGCAGCAATCCAAATTGGCTAGGCTAGAAGCTCAATTGCGCGGCGAAATTGCCTCTCAAAACGCTACAGTCGATCGGCTAAAAGCCGAATTCACCAACGCCGAAGCCGAGGAACAACGCAATAAAGAACTCTCAGAAACAGGCGCAATTTCTGCTTCCGCCTACGACACCAAACGCTTAGCAGCAGAGACGGCTCGCCAGAGAGTAAAAGAAGCGCAAGCTGTATTAGAAAAAACAGTGCAAACACTGCAAGAGCAAATAGTCGAAACGAAAGCAACAATCAAACAAACAGTAGAAACAGGCAAGCAGGAAATTAATCAATCCCGAGCCAATCTCAGACGCAAGTTAGAAACAGGTAGGCAGGAAATCAACCAAGCCCGAGCCACCTTAAATCAAAAGATAGAAACTGGTAGAGAACAAATCAATCAAGCCGAAGCAATACTCAAACAAAAAGCAGAAACCGGCCAAGAAGAAATCAATCAAGCCAAAGCAAATCTCGACCAAATTGCCGAAGTCCGTCCCGAAGACGTGCAAGCCGCCCAAGCCGCAATTGAAAGTGCGATCGCCACAAAGCAAAAAGCTCAAGTAGACTTAAACTTAAGCTACGTAAAAGCACCCGTATCCGGCTACATCCTCAAAGTTCACAGCCGACAAGGAGAAGGTGTCAACACTCAAAACGGCATCGTAGAACTAGGCCGCACCGATCAAATGTACGCCGTAGCAGAAGTTTACGAAACCGACATCGCCAAAGTGCGAAACGGCCAGCGCGCAACAGTCACCAGCCCGGTTTTTGCAGGCACTGTGGAAGGAACAGTCGCTCGCATCGGCAAACAAATCGGCAAAAAAGATGTCCTCAATACAGACCCCGCAGCCGACACCGACGCGAGAGTTATCGAAGTAAGAATTCGCCTTGCTCCGGAATCGAGCAAGAAAGTTGCAACCCTAACAAACTTGCAGGTTGAAGTCAAAATAGATATCTAA